One genomic region from Silvibacterium dinghuense encodes:
- a CDS encoding efflux RND transporter permease subunit, producing MIRKIVDAALQNRFLVLAAAVLLFAWGIVSFKRLPVEAYPDVANNYVDVIAQWPGISAEQIEQQVTIPLETVMNGIPGVAHVRSWSIFGLSTVEMVFGEDTTNFENRERVLERLSQVTLPTGVTPQMGTDWSPVGQIYFYTLRSTNPEYDVMNLKTIETWVIEKNLKSVPGVPDTNPFGGPTREYQVRLDPDKLVSYGLSLAQVEQQITNNNANGGGSFIEAGNQQINIREVGQVRNIQDIENTVILTKTGTALRVRDIATVTQGPMIRLGRFGDTYHREDGKLVDDDDVVSGIAVLQKGDDAQPVLEAIHEKVKELNDQILPKGVKIVPFIDRSELIEFTTHTVLHNLTEGIVLVVIILFLFLGNVRGAFIVALTIPFSLLFAAICLDLKHVPANLLSLGALDFGMVVDGSVVMVENIVRHLGRKNESDRPTVERIREAAHEVQRPVFYAILIIITAYLPIFTLQAVEGRLFRPMAWTVAFALLGALLFSMVLAPVLSSFLFRRGAKEWENPVMEKLNTRYRRSVHWAIHHRWLMVGTGMFGLVVAIYLAVGGVIGSEFLPHLDEGALWVRGTLAQSAGPDEGIRVANKARLILCSFPEATECTSQTGRPDDGTDHTGFFNTEYFVGLKPKKEWRPVFDGDKDNLIAAMTLELQRQIPGVVWGFSQPIEDNMEEAVSGVKGELATKVYGSDLHVLEDKATQVADVMSHVQGITDLGVFQVTGQPDLDIEVDRRKAARFQINVADVQDAVQTAVGGNALTQVLRGEESYNLTLRYLPHYRDTREAIENIRLLSPSGERVSLAQLCTIHEADEGSEIYRENNQRYVAIKYSVRGRALGDAVKEAISKVNQQVSLPRGYHIGWEGEYQSEVRAEARMLIIVPLTVLLIFIILYAMYKSFKWALLILANVAMARIGGMLALLITGTNFSVSSGVGFLALFGVSVQTGVIMLEYMNQLRARGKSIEESAIEGAVLRLRPIMMTMLVATLGLLPAAMSHGIGSDSQRPFAIVIVGGLIADLVMSIFLLPTLYVWIARPSDVLPEPEVEFEN from the coding sequence ATGATCCGCAAGATTGTGGATGCTGCGCTGCAGAACCGCTTCCTGGTGCTGGCGGCTGCGGTATTGCTCTTCGCCTGGGGCATTGTCTCGTTTAAGCGACTGCCTGTCGAGGCCTATCCCGATGTGGCCAATAACTATGTCGATGTGATTGCGCAATGGCCAGGTATCTCTGCTGAGCAGATCGAGCAGCAGGTGACTATTCCGCTCGAGACGGTGATGAATGGCATTCCGGGAGTGGCTCACGTCCGCTCTTGGTCTATCTTTGGCCTGTCTACGGTAGAAATGGTTTTCGGAGAAGATACGACGAACTTCGAAAACCGTGAACGTGTGCTCGAGCGTCTTTCGCAGGTGACGCTGCCGACGGGAGTCACTCCGCAGATGGGAACCGACTGGAGCCCGGTCGGACAGATTTACTTCTACACGCTGAGAAGCACAAACCCGGAATACGACGTCATGAACCTGAAGACGATCGAGACCTGGGTGATTGAAAAGAATCTCAAGTCAGTGCCAGGTGTGCCAGATACTAATCCTTTTGGTGGCCCCACGCGCGAATACCAGGTGCGTCTCGATCCGGACAAGCTCGTGTCTTATGGGTTAAGTCTGGCCCAGGTTGAACAGCAAATTACGAATAACAATGCCAATGGTGGCGGCAGCTTTATCGAGGCCGGAAACCAGCAGATCAATATTCGCGAAGTAGGGCAGGTCCGCAATATTCAGGACATCGAAAACACGGTGATTCTGACTAAGACAGGCACCGCACTGCGCGTGCGTGATATTGCCACTGTCACGCAAGGTCCCATGATCCGTCTGGGCAGGTTCGGCGACACCTATCATCGCGAAGATGGCAAGTTGGTTGACGATGACGATGTAGTTTCCGGAATTGCTGTGCTGCAAAAAGGCGATGATGCCCAGCCGGTGCTGGAGGCCATCCATGAGAAGGTGAAGGAGCTAAACGATCAGATCCTGCCCAAGGGCGTGAAGATCGTTCCCTTTATCGATCGCAGTGAGCTGATCGAATTTACGACGCACACGGTGTTGCATAACCTCACCGAAGGCATCGTTCTTGTCGTCATCATTCTCTTTCTTTTTCTGGGGAATGTCCGCGGAGCCTTCATTGTCGCGCTGACGATTCCGTTCTCGTTGCTCTTTGCTGCAATCTGCCTCGATCTCAAGCACGTTCCCGCCAACCTGCTATCGCTCGGAGCGCTTGATTTCGGCATGGTTGTCGATGGCTCTGTGGTGATGGTGGAGAATATCGTGCGCCATCTGGGGCGCAAGAACGAGTCGGATCGGCCTACGGTGGAGCGCATCCGAGAGGCTGCGCATGAAGTGCAGCGGCCGGTCTTCTATGCCATCCTCATCATCATCACGGCGTATCTTCCGATCTTTACCCTGCAGGCTGTGGAAGGAAGACTCTTTCGCCCAATGGCCTGGACGGTTGCCTTTGCGCTGTTAGGCGCGCTTCTGTTCTCCATGGTGCTTGCGCCGGTGCTCTCGAGCTTTCTTTTCCGGCGCGGCGCAAAGGAGTGGGAGAACCCGGTGATGGAAAAGCTCAACACACGCTATCGCAGGAGCGTGCATTGGGCGATTCATCATCGCTGGCTCATGGTTGGCACCGGCATGTTCGGACTGGTCGTAGCCATTTATCTCGCAGTCGGCGGCGTCATTGGTTCGGAGTTCCTGCCGCATCTCGATGAAGGCGCACTCTGGGTGCGAGGAACGCTTGCGCAGAGTGCAGGCCCGGATGAAGGCATTCGCGTAGCGAATAAAGCGCGCCTGATCCTATGCTCTTTTCCTGAGGCAACGGAATGCACCAGTCAGACTGGCCGTCCCGATGACGGTACCGATCACACCGGCTTCTTCAACACGGAATACTTCGTAGGTTTAAAGCCGAAGAAAGAGTGGCGGCCTGTATTCGATGGAGATAAAGACAACCTGATTGCCGCAATGACACTGGAGCTTCAGCGTCAGATTCCAGGTGTTGTATGGGGTTTCTCGCAGCCCATCGAAGACAACATGGAAGAAGCGGTAAGCGGTGTGAAAGGTGAGCTTGCAACGAAGGTTTATGGCAGCGACCTTCATGTGCTTGAAGATAAGGCGACCCAGGTGGCCGACGTGATGAGCCACGTGCAAGGCATCACCGACCTGGGTGTTTTTCAGGTGACCGGCCAGCCCGATCTCGACATCGAGGTAGACCGCCGCAAGGCGGCACGGTTCCAGATCAATGTGGCTGATGTACAGGATGCTGTCCAGACGGCCGTGGGTGGGAATGCGCTTACACAGGTGTTGCGTGGGGAAGAGAGTTACAACCTTACCCTGCGCTATCTGCCGCACTATCGCGATACGCGCGAAGCGATTGAGAATATTCGCCTGCTTTCTCCCTCGGGCGAGCGTGTGTCGCTGGCGCAGTTGTGCACGATTCACGAGGCGGATGAAGGCTCGGAAATTTACCGCGAAAATAATCAGCGCTATGTAGCTATCAAGTACAGCGTAAGAGGCCGTGCTCTGGGTGACGCGGTAAAAGAGGCGATCAGTAAGGTTAATCAGCAGGTCTCGCTGCCGCGAGGCTATCACATTGGCTGGGAAGGAGAGTATCAGAGTGAGGTTCGCGCGGAGGCGCGCATGCTGATTATCGTGCCGCTCACCGTGCTGCTGATCTTCATCATCCTTTACGCAATGTATAAGTCCTTCAAGTGGGCTTTGCTCATCCTGGCGAATGTTGCCATGGCTCGTATTGGCGGCATGCTGGCGCTGCTCATCACTGGAACAAACTTCAGCGTTTCTTCGGGAGTCGGTTTCCTCGCGCTCTTTGGCGTCTCGGTGCAGACTGGCGTCATCATGCTCGAATACATGAACCAGTTGCGTGCACGCGGGAAGTCAATCGAGGAGTCTGCGATTGAAGGCGCTGTTCTGCGATTGCGGCCGATCATGATGACCATGCTGGTTGCGACATTAGGTCTCCTGCCTGCTGCCATGTCCCACGGTATCGGATCGGACTCACAACGGCCGTTTGCCATTGTCATCGTTGGGGGCCTGATTGCCGATCTCGTTATGAGTATCTTCCTGCTGCCGACTCTCTATGTGTGGATTGCCCGGCCCTCCGACGTTCTGCCTGAGCCGGAAGTCGAGTTTGAAAACTGA
- a CDS encoding efflux RND transporter periplasmic adaptor subunit, with translation MKTAKYLQALACVAAVSWMTACEKKFDPASGAPTSTPAVVEASHNGTIAIPDAGRYSLVTAEAMQAYPRLNVTGSVFPDIAREVPVISLASGRVVDIRARLDDHVKKGDLLLRVQSPDITNAFDVYLKAANDEQLARTALNRAQDLYDHGAVPKSALEQAQDTEEDALTDLHAAEQQLKTLGVDKEHPSSIVNVYAPIPGVIVAQNVTDAAAAGVTYAGSPTAFTIADLSVVWIICDVYENDIPKLKLGQAAEIKLAAYPDETLTGRISDIGPILDPNIRTAKVRVEVPNPRNLLRLGMFVTASFQGQESKSFAVIPATAVLHLHDRDWVYEPAGSGQFRRVEVEIGDTEPDGKQQVLSGIAPGQQIVGDVLALETALEAQ, from the coding sequence ATGAAGACTGCGAAGTATTTGCAAGCGCTGGCCTGTGTCGCAGCCGTGTCCTGGATGACGGCATGCGAAAAGAAGTTCGACCCGGCAAGCGGCGCTCCGACCTCGACCCCAGCAGTGGTAGAAGCAAGCCACAATGGAACGATCGCTATTCCTGACGCGGGGCGCTATTCGCTGGTGACCGCGGAGGCCATGCAGGCGTATCCCAGGCTGAACGTAACCGGTTCTGTCTTTCCTGATATCGCGCGGGAGGTGCCGGTGATCTCTCTGGCGAGTGGCCGTGTCGTAGATATCCGTGCGCGTCTCGATGATCACGTAAAAAAGGGCGATCTGCTTCTCCGGGTGCAGAGTCCGGATATCACGAACGCCTTCGACGTGTATCTGAAGGCGGCCAACGATGAGCAGCTTGCGCGTACGGCCCTGAATCGGGCCCAGGATCTTTATGACCATGGCGCAGTGCCAAAGAGTGCGCTGGAGCAAGCTCAGGATACGGAAGAAGATGCGCTTACGGATCTTCATGCGGCAGAACAGCAGCTCAAAACGCTGGGGGTCGATAAAGAGCATCCATCGAGCATCGTGAATGTATATGCGCCCATTCCCGGTGTCATCGTGGCGCAGAATGTAACCGATGCCGCGGCTGCCGGCGTGACCTATGCCGGCTCCCCGACTGCTTTCACCATTGCCGACCTCTCAGTGGTGTGGATCATCTGCGATGTCTATGAAAATGACATTCCGAAGTTGAAGCTGGGGCAGGCGGCAGAAATCAAGCTGGCAGCTTATCCTGATGAAACTCTGACGGGCCGCATCAGCGATATTGGACCGATACTCGATCCGAATATTCGCACTGCAAAGGTTCGCGTTGAAGTTCCGAACCCACGGAATCTTCTTCGCCTGGGCATGTTTGTTACTGCAAGCTTCCAGGGACAGGAGTCGAAGTCGTTCGCAGTGATCCCCGCGACCGCAGTTTTGCATCTGCACGATCGTGATTGGGTTTATGAGCCGGCGGGGAGCGGACAATTTCGCCGTGTGGAGGTGGAGATCGGAGATACGGAGCCCGATGGGAAGCAGCAGGTGCTCTCGGGTATTGCGCCCGGACAGCAGATTGTCGGTGATGTCCTTGCGCTTGAAACAGCACTGGAGGCGCAATGA
- a CDS encoding TolC family protein — translation MNWDQVKQSFLASNPTLAADESNVQEMKAEEITAYLRPNPQVTFGVDQLYPFYKDPAYQPFSNALTTGSITYLHERDHKRELRQESAQEGTRIASSQHEDLTRNMIFNLRSLFVQTLQDKALVQLSKDELDYYDHIIDISRTRLKDGDLAQIDFDRIVLQRVQYESDLQAAEVSLRTSKIQLLQLLDQRTPIDQFDVDGTFDFTDQLDPVTQFRQIALAERPDLQAAMQSVQQSVTNHKLAVANGSTDPTFGVDAGANPPLDPYVGFNVSIPLRIFDRNQGEKKRTQLDIGRNQQLEDAARAQVFSDVDSAWEQVNSNLILLRPYKAQYLAQAVRVRDTVTYAYQHGGASLMDFLNAQSDYRNVQMAYLQLVGAYLVAAGQLNLAVGREVIQ, via the coding sequence ATGAACTGGGATCAGGTAAAACAGTCCTTTCTTGCCTCGAATCCCACGCTTGCTGCGGATGAAAGCAATGTGCAGGAGATGAAGGCGGAAGAGATTACCGCCTACTTGCGGCCAAATCCGCAGGTCACCTTCGGCGTCGATCAGCTTTACCCCTTCTATAAAGATCCGGCGTACCAGCCATTTTCGAATGCGCTGACTACGGGTTCGATCACCTACCTGCATGAGCGCGATCACAAGCGTGAGCTACGCCAGGAGAGCGCACAGGAAGGAACACGTATCGCCTCTTCGCAGCACGAAGATCTTACGCGGAACATGATCTTCAACCTGCGCTCGCTCTTCGTGCAGACGCTTCAGGACAAGGCCCTGGTGCAGCTTTCCAAAGATGAGCTTGATTATTACGACCACATCATCGATATCAGTCGCACGCGTCTGAAGGATGGTGATCTGGCGCAGATTGATTTTGACCGCATTGTGTTGCAGCGCGTGCAGTACGAGTCAGATCTACAGGCCGCAGAGGTGAGTCTTCGAACCTCGAAGATTCAGCTGCTGCAACTGCTCGATCAGCGCACTCCCATTGACCAGTTTGATGTAGACGGAACCTTCGACTTTACCGATCAGCTGGATCCGGTTACCCAGTTCCGCCAGATTGCGCTGGCCGAGCGGCCGGATCTTCAGGCTGCGATGCAATCGGTGCAGCAGTCAGTGACAAATCACAAGCTGGCTGTTGCCAACGGCTCGACGGACCCTACCTTCGGAGTGGATGCCGGAGCAAATCCTCCTCTCGATCCATATGTAGGCTTCAACGTGAGTATTCCTCTGCGTATCTTCGATCGCAATCAGGGGGAAAAGAAGCGTACGCAGCTGGATATCGGCCGCAACCAGCAGCTTGAAGATGCAGCGCGGGCGCAGGTCTTCAGCGACGTGGATTCCGCATGGGAGCAGGTGAACAGCAATCTCATCCTGCTTCGTCCTTATAAGGCGCAGTATCTGGCGCAGGCGGTGCGCGTGCGCGACACGGTGACCTATGCCTATCAGCATGGCGGCGCTTCGCTGATGGACTTCCTGAACGCACAGAGCGATTACAGAAACGTACAGATGGCCTATCTGCAGCTGGTCGGAGCTTACCTGGTTGCTGCAGGGCAGCTGAACCTTGCCGTGGGCCGTGAGGTGATCCAATGA